The genomic segment GACGAAGCAGCGGCCAACAACATTAACACCCCCCCATGGCTGTCggaaaaaaagtgatgataTGAACTATTTTTAGTCCTGACACCACAGAAAAGTTAAGGttaaaattcaataaataaaggATATTTCTGATGtagtttttcttcctttcaatGATCTGAAAATGGCTCTTACCACAAATAGTGGGCTAAGGCTAACAGCATCTAACAGTCAATTAAGATAACGCGTGAAGAAAAGTCCTACAGGACTGAAACAGTTCTTTGGAACGTCTCTCGGCAGAGGTAACAAACACTTCAGTGTCACAGCTGCCAGTTCCACCTAAAAGAGGAAACAAGGTCACTTTAATTATTTGCTAATTAACGCCTGGTCATCTGCGTTCCTGTTTTCAGATCTCTGACGAGTTTTACCGTGGCTGCAAACTCACAATACAGAAACTTTAAAAGTGACAGGTCTTCAAGTCAGTGTGATGATTTCcagtttccctctgcttccgCAGGGAAGTGTCGGcgaaaaaaacagagaaagtggaAAAGTAGACTCGAAAAGAGTGTCCTTTGATGACTGGGAGCAGACCAGTCCAACCAGTGATTAAACTGCAGAAAGCTGTGGTTACCTCACTGTTGTAGTCTTTGACTCCCCCCCACATCACGACCCCCGAAGCCCCGAGGGCTGCCGACTCTCCGACGGTGCTCACCAGGTCCGTCTGGAGGAAGAcgaaacacaccaacacaaataCGCCagatcagcattttttttctaaagacgGATTTCCTTCCTTCAGGCTTCTTCTTCGATCTTCTGTGACAGGTCATTCGGCTTATACAGACGTCACACTTGCCGCTGATAGGGAATCCGTCGTTTCATCGCTCATTTTGCGCCGCGTGGTGATGAGGATAAGAGCAGAGGGGgtgttttgaaaaactttcCAGGCTGGTTCTTAGAAGCTGGAATCCCAgaatattatatgtatataacaaTAGACGGATATATTGTACATGGACTATAATGCAACTTATACGGTGTAAGGACTTGTATGTGTTTAACATATATTGAGTATGTGATACAAGTCTCACATGTCATTGACACGTTTGTGGGCATATATGTCACATTGACCCACTCGGCTGTGCCCTATTGTTGAAATTATCATCACATTACTAACGAGGACGTTTTCTGATGTCAACATATGACTATCAATGTGGCAAATGAATGCAGAATCACATGTCAAACTGATGCTCATAGCAATGAAATGAGTTCCGTGGTTATTCAGTATAACAGACAAAACTCATGTGAGCACTTCATATAACTTGAATGACTCATTttgttagtttattttttttttgttaagtctTTTCTTATCGCAACTCGTTCAGCATCATTACATCGGAAAACAGGAATTTCTAGAATAGCATACTCATTCCGCACATTTGCAAATATGGCAACCTGCACAATCATTATGTCATtttcacatataaatatatgttgACATACACAAAATGATCGTGCCTGGTCATGGCGTTTATGAGATAATGGCAGCCATACAGGTGTTAATCATCATATAGGTCCTCTCTTTATGCTGAAACACAACGTATACAAGATTTAAGAGTCAGTGCCAACGAGGAACCTTTTATCAGTGCCTGCATCGTGATTTCTCTCTGTGATTAAAATAGTTTGTGAGCCAATCACAGTGTTGTGGGCGGGTTAAAGAACGGGAATGTCATCTTCCTACATAGGCCACAAAACTGAGCGTGCGTGCGATGTTCGCAGCCGGTCGGATTTGCCCACAGGAATAACCACTTGGCATATTTCTTCAGCGATTTGATAAAACGTTGGGGCAGACACATCAGTCACTGCTGAGCGAAAATGACTCCCCCAAACAGAAAACGGCTAACATGAACGCCACGTCACACGGAAGAATGAAGAGAAACAACACAAGCTTTCATATCAGGCTAATGGCGTCCATGTAGCCCACTCACGAAATCTCAGAAGAACCTGAACACATAAAAACTGAAGACCCAAACGTTTCCTGCTGCCCACTGCAGTAAGGACCAAAGGTTTGTTTACAAGTAACTTAAGCAAATGTTAGGTAATCAGAGTGTCTCACCAGGCTCTGGAACTTCTGGGTCTGTTGCCGGTACAGCGGCCTGGAGTAGACGTATATTGGCACTGTATACGGACGTTTGGGCAGCGCCGCCACCCTCAGTGCCTCCTGTACACGGTTGCGGACAAAAAGTGCAGCCCGGGAGGAGTTCCTCAGACTCAGGTGGAGGTAGATGGAGGGGAAGAGGGCGGTGCTGCGTTCCCACAGCCACAGCAGCTGGTTATTCTGCTTCTGGGTCTTCGCGGAGCACTTCCCCGAGTAGCCGGGCTTTTCCCAGCTGTAGTTGTGGCAGTCGGGGAACAGGTAGAAGCCCCAGCGGCGACTCGGACGCTTGCCAATACCGAGGCTGATGGTCCTCTCCATGAAGCGCCGGCCCGCATGCTGGAACTGGCTCTTGGCCAGTTCGGAAACTTGCTTTGATGATAAAAATGGGGCCATCTGCAGGGCGTGAGTGATGGACAGCTtctgataaatacattttgatccCCAGTTCTGGTCCCACAGGGGGCGCCAGGACTCCCAGTCGATGACAGCCAGCCCAGGAGAGGAATCCTGGGAGATGCTGTGATCTATCTGACTCTGGACCTTGGCCAGATGCTCCGTCAGGTTGCCGTTTTGGGGGACTCCACCTCTGTAGAGCTTGTGCTTGATGGTATCGACTTTAGGGTAGAAGCCGAAGCGGTCCTCGTAGAAGATGGTGACGAACTGACCGGTCACG from the Xiphias gladius isolate SHS-SW01 ecotype Sanya breed wild chromosome 8, ASM1685928v1, whole genome shotgun sequence genome contains:
- the LOC120793315 gene encoding hyaluronidase-1-like, with product MASPFLSYVAVCIIRSITTVLALPATEPPLVGDHPFVAIWNAPTDHCQRLRIPLDTAAFQAVTTPSAVTGQFVTIFYEDRFGFYPKVDTIKHKLYRGGVPQNGNLTEHLAKVQSQIDHSISQDSSPGLAVIDWESWRPLWDQNWGSKCIYQKLSITHALQMAPFLSSKQVSELAKSQFQHAGRRFMERTISLGIGKRPSRRWGFYLFPDCHNYSWEKPGYSGKCSAKTQKQNNQLLWLWERSTALFPSIYLHLSLRNSSRAALFVRNRVQEALRVAALPKRPYTVPIYVYSRPLYRQQTQKFQSLTDLVSTVGESAALGASGVVMWGGVKDYNSEAACQSLSDYLKSTFGPYIANVTAAAMLCSEVLCQRRGRCVRKNYDSSQYLHLNPSHFRILRANRKYVAIGQPSAADLEAWAASFTCQCYWGWSCSPKLVQPTKNKLIWV